GATACTGTCCGTCTTTCTTTTCCTTGTAAATTTGCGCTAATGTTGACTCCATATAGGCTGTCGATGCACCGATAAAGGCTGTCACCCACATCCAGAACACGGCACCTGGGCCACCAAATGCAATTGCTGAAGCCGTACCGATAATGTTACCCGTACCTACACGACCAGATAACGCAATCGACAATGCCTGGAATGACGATACCCCTGCATCTGATTTTTGCCCTGTAAACATCAGCTTGAACATATCACCAATTAAACGAACTTGAGCGAATTTTGTCAGAATAGAAAAGAACAGCCCGACAATTAAAATTCCATAAATCATTACTGGACCCCATAAAATATTATTGGCCCAACCTACAAAGTTATTAATAAAATCCATAACCTTCCCCCTTATTGAATTAGTGTATTAATTTAGATTTTAGTATATTACAAAGATTCAGAAATTTCGATATAAATTTTATAATAATTGAAAAAACCTAGCAAACAATTACTTATTTGCTAGGTTTCGTTTTATTCAATAATATAACCTAAGTCCCGTAAAACATTGTCAATAAAGTCTACACTATAGCGGAAAACTTCTTCACGCTCTAATTCAAAATAGAGACTATGTAAGCAACCTTTCCACTGTTTGTAGTGGAATTCAGAATGCTGAATTTGTTCATATGCCCATTTTTTTGTCGCCTGAACGTCTGTTACTTTATCATTTTCACCAGTCATCACAAGCAGTGGCACATTCGGTAGCTTAAATTCCGGATCACGAATGACGCGTGTCGCTTGCTGCCAATCACGATACCATTTTACCGTCACCGTATCATTTAACGGTAAATATTCTTTAAGCTCCATTAACACATCCGTGTTACGTGTAAAATGCTGTAATGACAGTTCATGCTTCAGTTTCATATTGGATGTAATGGCACTAAAACTCGATAACGCATTCGTTAGCTTACCTGGCGTTAGTTTTAGCTGAAGCCACGGTGATGTTAATATAATTCCTGCACAATCTATTTTTTTCTTTTGAAGTACGTAAGTTGCAATCGTTGCGCCTAACCCATGACCAATAACAAATAACGGTAAATTATATTCTAGTGCTACTTTAAATAGTAGTTTCGTATATTTTATATAGCCTTCAAAGTCTTCGTCGTGATATCTTGCAAATTTTGCTTGCTCTCCATGTCCCGGTAAATCTCCCATGACAACGTGAAAGCCTGCACTTCGAAACTTTTCAATTAACCATGCGTACCAGCGATGATGCTCATATACACTGTGAAGAATTACGATGACTGCTTTTGGTTGCTCTTCAGCTTCCCATTTCCACATGGCCAACCCACGCTTTCTATCAAATCTCTATTTTCTATCATACATCGCACCTAGAAGAAATGCTAATTGAAAATTCCTGTCCATCTGTTACGATAATAATAGCACTTACTATTTTATCTAAGAAAAGAGGAATTGCCCATGATTTACCCTTACAAAGACAAATCACCCGTGATCCACCCGAGCGCATTTATTGCTGATTACGTAACTGTTACAGGTGACGTGACAATCGGTGCTGAGTCAACAATTTGGTTTAACACGGTAATACGTGGTGATGTAAACAAGACGATTATCGGCGAACGTGTGAGTATTCAGGATTTATCATGCCTTCACCAAAGCCCAGCTTACCCGTTAATTATTGAAGATGAGGTAACGGTTGGACATCAAGTAACGTTACATAGCTGTACAATCAAAAAACGTGCTTTAATTGGTATGGGTTCCATCATTTTAGATGGCGCTGAAATTGGTGAAGGAGCCTTTATCGGTGCAGGTAGTCTTGTGCCTCCTGGAAAAGTGATTCCGCCTAACTGTTTAGCGATGGGGCGTCCTGCAAAAGTAGTACGTGAAATAACTGAAGAAGACCGCGCTGACATGGATCGTATTATTCGTGAATACGTAGAAAAAGGGCAATATTACAAGTCATTACAAAATGACGCTACGAACAATCACATGTAACAACATACAGTTTCTTCCTATTAAAGAGCGTAATTTTGTTTAAAAAAATGGAGTCACCAGTAGTTAATTACTACCGATGACTCCATTTGCATTTTATAGACCTGCTTTTGCTTTAAGAATTTCTGCTTTATCTGTTTTTTCCCAAGGGACATCTATATCTGTACGACCGAAGTGACCGTAAGCAGCTGTTTGCTTATAAATCGGACGACGTAAGTCTAACATCTTAATAATTCCTGCTGGGCGTAAGTCGAATAATTCACGTACCCATTCAACGATTTGCTCTGAATTTACTTTGCCTGTACCAAATGTGTCAACCGCGATTGATACCGGTTGTGCTACACCGATTGCATACGCTAATTGTACTTCCGCGCGATCAGCTAAGCCTGCTGCTACGATATTTTTTGCTACATAACGTGCTGCATAAGCGGCAGAACGGTCAACTTTTGTTGCGTCCTTACCAGAGAACGCGCCACCGCCATGACGTGCATAACCACCGTAAGTGTCTACGATAATTTTACGACCTGTAAGACCTGCATCCCCTTTAGGTCCACCGATTACGAAACGGCCTGTTGGGTTGATGAAGTATTTTGTCGCTTCATCTAATAATTCAGCTGGTACAACTGGTTTAATAACAAATTCTTTCATGTCTGCTTGAATTTGCTCTAATGTTGCTTCTTCATCATGTTGCGTTGAAATAACGATTGTATCCACACGTACTGGTACGTTGTTTTCATCGTATTCGATTGTTACTTGTGTTTTACCATCTGGACGTAAGTAAGCAAGTTCCCCTGATTTACGTACTGCTGCTAAACGACGCGCTAATTTATGTGCTAGAGAAATCGGCATTGGCATAAGCTCTGGTGTTTCGTTACATGCATAACCGAACATTAAGCCTTGGTCACCTGCACCAATCGCTTCTAACTCATCATCTGTCATTGAACCTTCACGTGCTTCTAACGCTTGGTCAACACCTTGCGCGATGTCAGGAGACTGTTCGCCAACCGCTACAAGTACTGCTAAGTTTTCAGCGTCAAATCCGTACTTACCGCGTGTGTAGCCGATTTCTGCTACCGTATCACGAATAATTCCTTTCATATCTACATATGTTGAAGTTGTGATTTCGCCCGCTACTAATACTAAACCTGTTGTTACCGTAGTTTCACAAGCTACACGTGCATTTGGATCTGCTGCTAAAATGGCATCTAAAATAGCATCTGAAATTTGGTCACAGATTTTGTCTGGATGTCCTTCCGTTACACTTTCTGATGTAAACAGTCGACGATTTGTCATGTCATTTTCCTCCTAAATTCACTCTTACTAAAGATACGGTACTCATTACCCATGTCCGCTTATTTTTTCGATAAAGTGAAACTTGGCTCGGTGCGATTTAACATCCCCAAGCTTTTACCAATCGGGCTTTAAGAGACCGTTGCTTGTCCACTTACGCCATGTTTCACTTCCCCATTAAAGTAAACAGTTACTGTCCCTTAATGCAGGATAAACGTCAAGCATTTGCTTTGACACGAGGTTTTGAAAGGCTGTTACTTTTATCGTTCTAATTTATAAACAAAAAAATCCCTTTTCTCATGAGTCGCGTTCATCACGCGTGAGGAAAGGGAATTATATTCGATACCTTTCACTCTTATCGTTCAAGGGTAGTTTTGCCCTTGCATCAGGTTGGCACCAACACGCGACTTGCGCAGGTTGCCGGGTTTCATAGGGCCTGCCCCTCCACCAGCTCGGGATAAGAGTATCCGTTCAATTACACATCTTACGTAAAAACGATGCCCCTGTCAATTAATTTTGTCTTATTTCGTACAGTTTTAAAATCGTTAGAAATTCATTAAAAAATAATTCAGAATTAGTATAGATTATTATAT
The sequence above is a segment of the Solibacillus sp. FSL H8-0523 genome. Coding sequences within it:
- a CDS encoding alpha/beta hydrolase gives rise to the protein MWKWEAEEQPKAVIVILHSVYEHHRWYAWLIEKFRSAGFHVVMGDLPGHGEQAKFARYHDEDFEGYIKYTKLLFKVALEYNLPLFVIGHGLGATIATYVLQKKKIDCAGIILTSPWLQLKLTPGKLTNALSSFSAITSNMKLKHELSLQHFTRNTDVLMELKEYLPLNDTVTVKWYRDWQQATRVIRDPEFKLPNVPLLVMTGENDKVTDVQATKKWAYEQIQHSEFHYKQWKGCLHSLYFELEREEVFRYSVDFIDNVLRDLGYIIE
- a CDS encoding gamma carbonic anhydrase family protein, producing MIYPYKDKSPVIHPSAFIADYVTVTGDVTIGAESTIWFNTVIRGDVNKTIIGERVSIQDLSCLHQSPAYPLIIEDEVTVGHQVTLHSCTIKKRALIGMGSIILDGAEIGEGAFIGAGSLVPPGKVIPPNCLAMGRPAKVVREITEEDRADMDRIIREYVEKGQYYKSLQNDATNNHM
- the metK gene encoding methionine adenosyltransferase, giving the protein MTNRRLFTSESVTEGHPDKICDQISDAILDAILAADPNARVACETTVTTGLVLVAGEITTSTYVDMKGIIRDTVAEIGYTRGKYGFDAENLAVLVAVGEQSPDIAQGVDQALEAREGSMTDDELEAIGAGDQGLMFGYACNETPELMPMPISLAHKLARRLAAVRKSGELAYLRPDGKTQVTIEYDENNVPVRVDTIVISTQHDEEATLEQIQADMKEFVIKPVVPAELLDEATKYFINPTGRFVIGGPKGDAGLTGRKIIVDTYGGYARHGGGAFSGKDATKVDRSAAYAARYVAKNIVAAGLADRAEVQLAYAIGVAQPVSIAVDTFGTGKVNSEQIVEWVRELFDLRPAGIIKMLDLRRPIYKQTAAYGHFGRTDIDVPWEKTDKAEILKAKAGL